A DNA window from Prevotella intermedia ATCC 25611 = DSM 20706 contains the following coding sequences:
- a CDS encoding DUF4296 domain-containing protein — protein MHAQQPNNTQGRWAKLLILLVLVLVSCKPTVPSDYIQPGDMEDLLYDYHIAMSMAAIKNATPTEQEAYKLAVFKRHEVSESEFSKSLQYYMRHTERLKKMYENIDERLQKEARAQGASASDFSQYGEASLKGDTTNVWNKARAVILMPQSPDNYRYFEIQTDTTYHKGDQLTLEFDPQFIVQDGTREGVAVFSVTFGNDSVATETIRIYNEDHQVLSIRDNANVGIKRVRGYFYMPQPQEASSTFRLLAVTNIKLIRMHKSKTAATEASDSTDTTYPIRNVGGEAVEKLQVEPASGTDQPVMLERSTPKEALSEKNLQIPVTR, from the coding sequence ATGCACGCACAGCAACCCAACAACACACAAGGAAGATGGGCAAAACTCTTGATTTTGCTCGTTCTCGTGTTGGTTTCGTGCAAACCCACCGTACCGTCAGACTACATTCAGCCCGGCGATATGGAAGACCTGCTATACGACTACCACATCGCAATGTCGATGGCAGCCATTAAAAACGCAACCCCAACCGAACAGGAAGCCTACAAGCTGGCTGTATTCAAACGCCACGAAGTGAGCGAAAGCGAGTTCAGCAAGTCGCTGCAATACTATATGCGCCACACCGAACGGCTGAAGAAGATGTACGAGAACATCGACGAAAGGTTGCAAAAGGAAGCCCGTGCACAAGGCGCATCGGCGTCCGACTTCAGTCAATACGGCGAAGCATCGCTCAAGGGCGACACCACGAACGTGTGGAACAAGGCAAGGGCAGTGATACTGATGCCGCAATCGCCCGACAATTACAGATATTTTGAAATACAAACAGACACCACCTACCACAAGGGCGACCAGCTAACGCTCGAATTCGACCCACAATTCATCGTGCAAGACGGTACACGCGAGGGTGTCGCCGTGTTCTCCGTAACGTTCGGAAACGACAGCGTAGCCACCGAAACCATACGCATATACAACGAAGACCACCAAGTATTGTCCATTCGCGACAACGCCAACGTGGGCATAAAGCGGGTGCGTGGTTACTTCTACATGCCTCAACCGCAAGAAGCATCAAGCACTTTCCGCCTGTTGGCAGTAACCAACATCAAGCTCATTCGTATGCACAAGAGCAAAACTGCCGCAACCGAAGCAAGCGATTCTACCGATACCACCTACCCCATACGCAACGTGGGCGGCGAAGCAGTGGAGAAACTACAAGTCGAACCTGCCTCGGGAACCGACCAGCCAGTTATGCTGGAACGCAGCACACCGAAAGAAGCCCTGAGCGAAAAGAACCTGCAGATACCCGTAACACGATGA
- a CDS encoding lipoprotein signal peptidase: MNNKKKCTIAAAIIVLLLLIDQAIKVAVKLNMNIGEEIVVFDWFRISFIENRGMAFGMEIGSKLFLSLFRIVAVGGLTWYIWKKIKEGARIGYIVVLSMIYAGAAGNIFDSLFYGEIFTASHPYYTNLPPAQLVPWGEGYASILMGNVVDMFSFPLFHGTFPNWFPVWGGEDFTFFSAIFNFADACISVGVVVLFLFYRNDFNNIKATPPTAENIEETTENTEK, from the coding sequence ATGAACAACAAAAAGAAATGTACAATCGCAGCAGCAATCATCGTTTTGCTGCTGCTGATTGACCAAGCAATTAAGGTTGCAGTGAAGCTGAATATGAATATCGGCGAGGAAATCGTCGTGTTCGATTGGTTTCGCATCTCGTTTATAGAAAACCGCGGTATGGCTTTCGGTATGGAAATCGGCAGCAAACTCTTCCTAAGTTTGTTCCGAATCGTTGCCGTAGGTGGCTTGACGTGGTACATTTGGAAGAAGATTAAAGAGGGTGCACGCATAGGCTACATCGTCGTACTGAGTATGATTTACGCCGGAGCAGCAGGCAACATCTTCGATTCGCTCTTCTATGGCGAAATCTTCACGGCGTCGCACCCCTATTATACCAACTTGCCGCCTGCCCAACTTGTGCCGTGGGGCGAAGGCTACGCATCTATACTGATGGGCAACGTGGTAGATATGTTCTCGTTCCCGCTCTTCCACGGCACTTTCCCCAATTGGTTTCCAGTGTGGGGAGGCGAGGACTTCACTTTCTTCTCGGCGATATTCAACTTTGCCGATGCCTGCATTTCGGTGGGCGTAGTGGTACTTTTCCTATTCTACCGAAACGACTTCAACAACATCAAGGCAACACCGCCAACAGCCGAGAACATAGAAGAAACAACAGAAAACACTGAAAAATAG
- a CDS encoding TraR/DksA family transcriptional regulator: protein MEEKKRYSDEELEEFRAIINKKLDIAKSDYEETMKVLMNKNTNDVNDTSPTYKALEEGSTNQTKEELVQMAQRQQKFIQGLQAALVRIDNKTYGIDRITGELIPKERLRIVPHATLSVASKQANKDH from the coding sequence ATGGAAGAAAAGAAGCGTTACAGCGACGAAGAACTCGAGGAGTTCCGCGCTATCATAAACAAGAAATTAGACATTGCCAAGTCGGACTACGAGGAAACGATGAAGGTCTTGATGAACAAGAACACCAACGACGTGAACGACACCTCGCCCACCTACAAGGCACTGGAAGAAGGCAGTACCAACCAAACCAAAGAGGAACTCGTGCAGATGGCACAGCGTCAGCAGAAGTTCATACAGGGTTTGCAGGCTGCATTGGTGCGTATTGACAACAAAACGTACGGCATAGACAGAATTACGGGAGAGCTAATCCCCAAGGAACGCCTCAGAATAGTGCCACACGCAACACTCAGCGTGGCATCGAAGCAGGCCAACAAAGACCATTAA
- the ileS gene encoding isoleucine--tRNA ligase, with protein sequence MAKKFAEHNGLNLVNTNKEVLEEWKNKDIFHKSIDEREGAPQFIFFEGPPSANGHPGIHHVLARAIKDTFNRYKTMQGFQVHRKAGWDTHGLPVELSVEKELGITKKDIDNKDSEKYISTEEYNHRCRENVMKFTAEWRKLTEEMGYFVDLDHPYITYDNKYIETLWWLLKQLYNKGLLYKGYTIQPYSPGAGTGLSSHELNQPGCYRDVKDTTATVHFTIVENDWAAFCQKQGIKTNAWGKPSFLAWTTTPWTLPSNTALCVGPKIEYLIVETYNPYTADKATVVVASTRLTAYFKPEGEVKEGEMPAYEPTDKVLPYRIVGKAMGTELEGIHYEQLMKWIKPVERTGEVAPTFVNNYAKAHTEKVFKSEDGRDEFVEMESEAFRIILGDYVTTEDGTGVVHIAPTFGADDAKVAKDANIPALYLISKKGETRPMVDLQGKYYTFEELDNNFIAACVDKDAYGKHAGDYVKNAYDPRFNPDGVWDKKTSEKSEDLNIVMCMEMKMAGEAFNIQKHTHNYPHCWRTDKPILYYPLDSWFIKDTAAKTRMVELNKTINWQPESTGTGRFGNWLENLNDWNLSRSRFWGTPLPIWRDEKRNEKCIGSVEELYNEIERSVAAGVMKSNPLKERGFVVGDYSQENYDRIDLHRPYVDDIVLVNDAGEPMRREDDLIDVWFDSGSMPYAQLHYPFEGEICKDGLAKTGLSEDKYRKQLVSSSYSGTAVPPAFYPADFINEGVDQTRGWFFTLHAIATMVFDSVAFKNVISTGLVLDAKGNKMSKHVGNVTNPFEMMEKYGADPVRFYMMTNSEPWDNLKFDPEGVDECRRKFFGTLYNTYSFFALYANVDNYEIPAEGTPVLTEDATEIDRWIISKLNSLVDKVTAELENFDPTRAGRLIDNFVNDDLSNWYVRLNRKRFWGKEMSGNKRSAYDALYTCLMTVAKLVAPLAPFYADELYHDLGGKKESVHLDKWPVSDKAAIDLDLEARMDMAQRITSMVLALRRKVNIKVRQPLAQIMVPAIDDTQRQHITAMADLIKSEVNVKELNFVEGQGILVKKVKCNFRIMGKKYGKLMKDVAAKMNSLNQDEIALFEQSGNFAFDLQGETINVDVADVEIISEDMPGWLVSNEGNLTVALEVELTDELKKEGMARELVNRIQNLRKETGFEITDRIIVTVTPNDETTAAIAAFGELVKTQVLANDIVVAENGGTEVDFDDFKLNILVQKA encoded by the coding sequence ATGGCTAAGAAATTCGCCGAACATAACGGACTGAACTTGGTAAATACCAACAAGGAAGTGTTAGAAGAGTGGAAGAACAAAGACATCTTCCATAAGAGTATTGACGAGCGCGAGGGCGCGCCTCAGTTCATCTTCTTCGAGGGTCCTCCCTCTGCAAACGGACACCCCGGAATACACCACGTGTTGGCACGTGCCATTAAGGATACTTTCAACAGATACAAGACGATGCAGGGTTTTCAGGTGCATCGCAAGGCTGGTTGGGACACACACGGACTACCTGTGGAACTCAGCGTGGAGAAAGAACTGGGCATTACGAAGAAAGACATCGACAACAAGGATTCGGAAAAATACATTTCGACTGAGGAATACAACCACAGATGTCGTGAAAATGTGATGAAGTTCACAGCCGAATGGCGTAAACTTACCGAGGAGATGGGCTACTTTGTAGACCTCGACCACCCTTACATTACTTACGACAACAAATACATCGAAACGCTTTGGTGGCTCTTGAAGCAGCTCTACAACAAAGGTTTGCTCTATAAGGGTTACACCATTCAGCCCTATTCGCCAGGCGCAGGCACTGGACTTTCGAGCCACGAGCTGAACCAACCAGGCTGCTATCGCGATGTGAAAGATACCACTGCAACGGTGCACTTCACCATTGTGGAAAACGATTGGGCAGCTTTCTGCCAGAAACAAGGCATCAAAACCAATGCTTGGGGCAAGCCATCGTTCCTTGCGTGGACTACAACGCCTTGGACATTGCCTTCAAACACGGCACTCTGCGTGGGTCCGAAGATTGAATATCTGATAGTAGAGACCTACAATCCATACACTGCCGACAAGGCTACAGTGGTGGTGGCATCTACCCGATTGACGGCTTACTTCAAGCCCGAAGGCGAAGTGAAGGAAGGCGAAATGCCTGCTTACGAGCCTACCGACAAGGTATTGCCTTACCGTATCGTAGGAAAGGCAATGGGTACCGAGCTCGAAGGCATTCACTACGAGCAGCTTATGAAATGGATTAAGCCTGTTGAGCGCACCGGCGAGGTAGCTCCTACATTCGTAAACAACTACGCCAAGGCGCATACCGAGAAGGTATTCAAGAGCGAAGACGGTCGCGACGAATTTGTAGAAATGGAAAGCGAAGCCTTCCGCATTATTCTTGGCGACTACGTTACTACCGAAGACGGTACTGGCGTTGTGCATATCGCTCCCACTTTCGGTGCCGACGACGCCAAAGTGGCTAAAGACGCCAACATTCCGGCACTCTACCTCATCTCAAAAAAAGGAGAAACACGCCCAATGGTGGACTTACAGGGTAAGTATTACACCTTTGAGGAACTCGACAACAACTTCATTGCTGCCTGCGTAGACAAAGACGCTTACGGCAAACACGCAGGCGACTACGTGAAGAACGCCTACGACCCACGCTTCAACCCTGACGGCGTATGGGACAAGAAGACTTCCGAGAAGTCGGAAGACCTCAACATCGTGATGTGTATGGAGATGAAAATGGCGGGCGAAGCCTTCAATATTCAGAAACACACGCACAACTATCCGCACTGCTGGCGTACCGACAAGCCCATTCTTTACTATCCGCTCGACAGCTGGTTCATCAAAGACACGGCAGCCAAGACACGTATGGTGGAACTCAACAAGACCATTAACTGGCAGCCGGAATCAACTGGTACGGGACGTTTCGGCAACTGGTTGGAGAATCTGAACGACTGGAACCTGAGCCGTTCGCGCTTCTGGGGCACACCGCTGCCTATCTGGCGCGACGAAAAGCGCAACGAAAAGTGCATCGGTTCGGTAGAAGAACTCTACAACGAGATAGAAAGGTCAGTTGCAGCAGGCGTTATGAAGAGCAATCCGCTCAAGGAACGCGGCTTCGTAGTGGGCGATTACAGTCAGGAAAACTACGACCGCATCGACCTCCACCGCCCTTACGTGGACGACATCGTACTCGTAAACGATGCAGGAGAGCCTATGCGACGCGAAGACGACCTCATCGACGTGTGGTTCGACAGCGGTTCTATGCCTTACGCACAGCTCCACTATCCGTTCGAAGGCGAAATCTGCAAGGACGGTTTGGCTAAGACAGGATTGTCGGAGGACAAATATCGCAAGCAGCTCGTAAGCTCTTCGTACAGCGGAACAGCCGTTCCACCAGCCTTCTACCCTGCCGATTTCATCAACGAAGGTGTAGACCAGACACGTGGTTGGTTCTTCACGCTCCACGCAATCGCAACAATGGTGTTCGATTCGGTTGCGTTCAAGAACGTTATATCAACCGGACTCGTGCTCGATGCAAAGGGCAACAAGATGAGCAAGCACGTGGGCAACGTTACCAATCCATTTGAAATGATGGAGAAATATGGTGCCGACCCAGTGCGCTTCTACATGATGACCAACAGCGAACCGTGGGATAACCTCAAGTTCGACCCCGAAGGCGTGGACGAATGTCGCCGCAAGTTCTTCGGCACATTATATAATACATACAGTTTCTTCGCACTCTATGCCAACGTAGACAACTACGAGATACCTGCCGAAGGCACACCAGTGCTGACGGAAGATGCGACAGAGATTGACCGTTGGATTATTTCAAAGCTCAATTCGCTGGTAGACAAGGTTACCGCAGAGCTTGAAAACTTCGACCCAACACGCGCAGGACGCTTGATAGACAACTTCGTGAACGACGATTTGAGCAACTGGTACGTGCGTCTGAACCGCAAACGCTTCTGGGGAAAGGAGATGAGCGGAAACAAGCGCAGTGCTTACGATGCACTCTACACCTGCCTTATGACGGTGGCAAAGCTCGTCGCACCGCTCGCACCGTTCTATGCCGACGAACTCTATCACGACCTTGGGGGCAAGAAAGAAAGCGTTCACCTCGACAAGTGGCCCGTTTCCGACAAGGCAGCCATCGACCTCGACCTCGAAGCACGTATGGATATGGCACAGCGCATCACCTCTATGGTACTGGCTTTGCGCCGTAAGGTGAACATTAAAGTGCGCCAACCGCTCGCACAGATTATGGTTCCAGCCATCGACGACACACAACGTCAGCACATTACGGCTATGGCAGACCTCATAAAGAGTGAAGTAAACGTGAAGGAACTCAACTTCGTGGAAGGTCAGGGCATACTCGTGAAGAAAGTGAAGTGCAACTTCCGCATTATGGGAAAGAAGTATGGCAAGCTTATGAAAGACGTTGCGGCAAAGATGAACAGCCTGAACCAAGACGAGATTGCACTGTTCGAGCAGAGCGGAAACTTCGCTTTCGACCTGCAAGGCGAAACCATCAACGTAGACGTAGCCGATGTTGAAATCATCTCAGAAGATATGCCAGGCTGGCTGGTAAGCAACGAGGGCAACCTCACCGTGGCACTCGAAGTGGAGCTTACCGACGAACTGAAGAAGGAAGGAATGGCACGCGAGCTTGTAAACCGCATTCAGAACCTCCGCAAGGAAACAGGTTTTGAAATCACCGACCGCATCATCGTAACCGTAACACCTAACGACGAAACCACCGCAGCCATCGCTGCCTTCGGCGAACTCGTTAAGACACAGGTGCTGGCAAACGATATTGTAGTGGCTGAAAACGGCGGAACGGAAGTGGATTTCGACGACTTTAAGCTCAACATTCTCGTACAAAAAGCATAA
- a CDS encoding DUF2436 domain-containing protein produces MKPHLLKNVYATMAALFIAMFALPTTAQAQGTARIILEAHDVWKDGSGYQLLLDADHNLYGDKIPVGGPLWKDANPPADLYDGFEYKIPANADPSTKPQYMVVDGEDFVDIPAGIYDFCIAAPQADKKIWIAGDSDAPTRDNDYKFEAGKTYRFAMYKSTQDENDAAKLTITESGNVTTYKLWIGGTQVTSDNCSDLPHTSGTVSYDPPTRMLTLDNATINASDGSEGIWSKIDGLTIFIKGTTSITTNGAAAIKTEASHCTIGGGEKLKLSGKNFGLNAASNAFVTIVDCDIECDGSFGNDKNDADITIRNSKITAKGKGSPSVYGIQKLTLEACGIAQPEGAVYDPALFGIALNGQLVTDKVVIKTIENYDLEIANTKVTATNCGDLSVINGVSGTVNYDPTNKVLTLQNAAIVTENDNAILSNIDDLTIKCIGNNSLSAQKAALTFRNSLTIKGGGTLDVESQKDCAVFVNGGNLTIDNCTVNAKSKMYGISGNNGENEILAVKNATVTAEGTERGSVVDFATLELTGCSITQPMGAKFDPMKHCIVLNGEKVKTKVVITTPTAIEAPTADTAATQGIYTLNGIRLSGERKDLPKGVYIVNGKKVVKL; encoded by the coding sequence ATGAAACCACATTTACTAAAGAACGTGTATGCTACTATGGCTGCACTGTTCATCGCAATGTTTGCGTTGCCCACTACGGCGCAGGCACAAGGTACGGCAAGAATTATTCTCGAGGCACACGATGTATGGAAAGATGGCAGCGGCTACCAGTTGTTGCTCGATGCCGACCACAATCTTTATGGCGACAAGATTCCTGTCGGAGGACCGCTATGGAAAGACGCCAACCCACCTGCCGACCTCTACGATGGCTTCGAATACAAGATTCCAGCCAATGCCGACCCCTCTACGAAACCTCAATATATGGTTGTAGACGGCGAGGATTTTGTGGATATTCCTGCAGGAATCTACGATTTCTGCATCGCAGCACCGCAGGCTGATAAGAAAATATGGATTGCAGGAGATAGCGATGCACCCACAAGAGACAACGATTACAAGTTCGAAGCGGGCAAGACCTACCGCTTTGCTATGTATAAAAGCACGCAGGACGAGAACGATGCGGCAAAACTGACGATTACCGAAAGCGGAAACGTTACAACCTATAAGCTATGGATTGGCGGCACGCAGGTTACCTCAGACAACTGCAGCGACCTTCCCCACACGAGCGGAACGGTGAGTTACGACCCACCGACCAGAATGCTTACACTCGACAATGCCACCATTAACGCATCTGACGGAAGCGAGGGTATCTGGTCGAAGATTGACGGACTGACTATCTTCATCAAGGGAACCACTTCCATTACCACCAATGGTGCCGCTGCAATCAAGACCGAAGCATCGCATTGTACCATCGGTGGCGGCGAAAAACTCAAGCTGTCGGGAAAGAATTTCGGACTGAATGCTGCATCGAATGCCTTTGTAACCATCGTTGATTGCGACATCGAATGCGACGGCTCTTTCGGTAACGACAAGAACGATGCCGATATAACCATCAGAAACTCTAAGATAACGGCAAAGGGAAAAGGCTCGCCAAGTGTCTACGGCATTCAGAAACTCACCCTCGAAGCCTGTGGCATAGCACAGCCCGAAGGTGCCGTCTACGACCCAGCACTATTCGGTATCGCCCTCAACGGACAGTTGGTAACAGACAAGGTGGTTATCAAGACGATAGAGAACTACGACCTTGAAATAGCAAACACAAAGGTAACTGCCACCAACTGTGGCGACCTCTCTGTGATTAACGGTGTAAGTGGAACGGTGAACTACGACCCAACGAACAAGGTTCTTACGTTGCAGAATGCTGCAATTGTTACAGAAAACGACAACGCAATCTTGTCGAATATCGATGATTTGACCATTAAGTGCATCGGCAACAATAGTCTGTCGGCACAGAAAGCAGCCCTTACCTTTAGAAATTCGCTGACCATTAAGGGCGGAGGAACACTTGATGTAGAGAGCCAGAAAGATTGTGCTGTCTTTGTAAACGGAGGCAATCTCACCATCGACAACTGCACCGTGAACGCCAAGAGCAAGATGTACGGTATCTCTGGAAACAACGGCGAGAACGAAATTCTTGCTGTCAAGAATGCTACGGTAACGGCAGAAGGAACCGAAAGAGGCTCTGTCGTGGACTTTGCCACACTCGAATTGACAGGTTGCAGCATCACTCAGCCTATGGGAGCTAAGTTCGACCCAATGAAGCATTGCATTGTTTTGAATGGTGAGAAGGTAAAAACCAAGGTGGTAATTACAACCCCAACTGCCATTGAAGCCCCAACTGCCGACACCGCAGCTACACAAGGCATCTACACCCTTAACGGTATCCGTCTGTCGGGCGAACGAAAAGACTTGCCAAAAGGTGTTTACATCGTGAACGGCAAGAAGGTTGTGAAGCTGTAA
- a CDS encoding DKNYY domain-containing protein, with protein sequence MKQIKFNTLRCSVLLLFAAFTLNISAQAQQQKIKPYSLNRNKVYYQRQPIIDADYRSFVDLGFGYAKDRYNVYYLGRILPYVDPMTFSLRVAMPTYPGDYPMDEDMYGPDDYYGYRITSNAVLFRGRKISDSPRSFKDLGWGYGKDNFNVYYMGQKMDDVFSSTFKVLEDGYAEDTFNTYYKGKKVK encoded by the coding sequence ATGAAACAGATTAAGTTCAACACCCTACGTTGCAGCGTACTCTTGCTTTTCGCTGCTTTCACACTCAACATCAGCGCACAGGCGCAACAACAAAAGATAAAGCCATATTCGCTCAACCGCAATAAAGTGTACTACCAAAGGCAACCCATCATCGACGCCGACTACCGTTCGTTCGTAGATTTGGGCTTCGGCTATGCCAAAGACCGCTATAACGTGTACTACTTAGGACGCATTCTTCCGTATGTAGACCCAATGACTTTCAGTCTTCGCGTGGCGATGCCGACCTACCCTGGCGACTATCCGATGGACGAAGATATGTACGGTCCAGACGACTACTACGGCTACCGCATCACCTCGAACGCTGTTCTCTTCCGTGGAAGAAAGATTAGCGACTCGCCAAGAAGTTTCAAAGACCTTGGCTGGGGCTACGGCAAAGACAATTTCAACGTGTACTATATGGGACAAAAGATGGACGACGTTTTCTCATCCACCTTCAAAGTGCTAGAAGACGGCTATGCCGAAGACACGTTCAACACATACTATAAAGGAAAGAAAGTGAAGTAA
- a CDS encoding porin family protein, with translation MKTTNIIAKAAATTLLTFVAATAQAQNTPNANEESERNGWELEVKAGVNIGGASPLSIPREIRSIDSYSPRLNASLEGVATKWLGSNHKWGVSAGLKFEQKGMITGSTTKGYSMEIINEGERVSGFWTGYVKTRYTSTFLSVPVMANYRLCNKWKVRAGLFASFRLDGEFNGDVSNGYLREGSPIGEKLTYEGGKTATYDFSSHLNHFHWGTQIGGTWQASTHFTLNADLTWAMNDIFESNFKTITFNMYPIYLNLGFGYKF, from the coding sequence ATGAAAACAACAAATATAATCGCCAAAGCAGCAGCCACAACACTGCTGACATTCGTAGCCGCAACGGCACAGGCGCAGAACACACCCAACGCCAACGAAGAAAGCGAACGCAACGGCTGGGAACTTGAAGTAAAGGCAGGAGTGAACATTGGCGGCGCATCGCCACTCTCTATACCGCGCGAAATAAGAAGCATCGACAGCTACAGTCCGCGCCTGAACGCATCGCTCGAGGGCGTAGCAACCAAGTGGCTCGGCTCAAACCATAAGTGGGGCGTGTCGGCAGGACTTAAATTCGAGCAGAAAGGAATGATAACGGGTTCCACAACAAAGGGTTACAGCATGGAAATCATCAACGAGGGCGAACGTGTGTCGGGCTTTTGGACAGGCTACGTGAAGACACGATACACCAGCACCTTCCTTTCCGTTCCCGTAATGGCTAACTATCGCCTCTGCAACAAATGGAAAGTGCGTGCAGGACTCTTCGCTTCGTTCCGCTTGGACGGCGAATTCAACGGCGACGTCAGCAACGGCTACCTGCGAGAAGGCAGTCCGATAGGCGAAAAACTGACATACGAGGGCGGCAAGACGGCTACCTACGACTTCTCATCGCATCTGAACCACTTCCACTGGGGCACACAGATAGGCGGCACGTGGCAGGCTTCTACCCACTTCACGCTGAACGCCGACCTTACGTGGGCTATGAACGACATATTCGAAAGCAACTTCAAAACCATTACTTTCAATATGTATCCCATCTATCTGAACCTTGGTTTCGGGTACAAATTCTAA
- a CDS encoding PCMD domain-containing protein, which translates to MNPLKSLKTGILFLSLALSLTACIKDEAPNQEADIVTAKVDGENLLIREPVITNNEVKFFVNGGNDLTQLAPKFELTPGATIEPASGTVRNFMTPQTYTVTSEDGQWKKQYKVSFISEDVATEYHFENIKWHEAKRSPDDAETTKFFHIFYELTAPKDTMEWGSGNAGFLITNSKAKAEEYPTSQADGGLKGKCAKLQTVSTGSFGKMVNAPIAAGNLFTGTFKIDIMNPAKSTRFGQPFRKMPTRLAGYYKYKAGAVFTDKYSKEVKGMHDDFAIYAVLYEVTEQVPHLDGTNSLTSDNIVLKAELTDRKETDTWTHFLLDFKAVDGRKVDAKKLAEGKYNLAIIMSSSKDGAIFNGAVGSTLYVDEMELYYK; encoded by the coding sequence ATGAATCCTTTGAAATCATTGAAAACAGGAATACTTTTCCTGTCGCTCGCCCTGTCGCTCACTGCGTGCATCAAGGACGAAGCACCGAACCAGGAGGCCGACATCGTAACGGCAAAAGTGGACGGCGAGAACCTGCTGATACGCGAACCTGTAATTACGAACAACGAGGTGAAATTCTTTGTGAACGGCGGAAACGACCTGACACAGCTTGCACCGAAGTTCGAACTTACACCAGGGGCTACCATTGAGCCTGCAAGCGGAACCGTACGCAACTTTATGACACCGCAGACCTACACCGTAACATCGGAAGACGGACAGTGGAAAAAGCAATACAAGGTATCGTTCATCAGCGAAGATGTGGCAACGGAATACCATTTCGAGAACATAAAGTGGCACGAGGCGAAACGCTCGCCAGACGACGCCGAAACAACCAAGTTCTTCCACATATTCTACGAACTCACTGCACCGAAGGACACGATGGAATGGGGCAGCGGAAACGCAGGCTTTTTGATTACCAACTCAAAGGCGAAAGCCGAAGAATACCCTACCAGTCAGGCAGATGGCGGACTGAAAGGCAAGTGCGCCAAGTTGCAGACCGTAAGCACAGGGTCGTTCGGAAAGATGGTCAATGCACCCATCGCAGCGGGCAACTTGTTTACGGGAACATTCAAAATCGACATTATGAACCCTGCAAAGTCTACACGTTTCGGTCAGCCTTTCCGCAAGATGCCTACCCGACTGGCGGGCTACTACAAGTATAAGGCGGGCGCAGTGTTCACCGATAAATACAGCAAAGAGGTGAAAGGAATGCACGACGACTTCGCTATCTACGCCGTGCTCTACGAGGTTACGGAGCAGGTGCCGCACCTTGACGGAACCAACTCGCTTACAAGCGACAACATTGTGCTGAAGGCTGAACTGACCGACCGCAAGGAAACCGACACGTGGACGCACTTCCTACTCGACTTCAAAGCCGTAGACGGACGCAAGGTAGACGCAAAGAAGCTGGCAGAGGGCAAGTACAACCTCGCTATCATCATGTCGTCGAGCAAGGACGGTGCCATTTTCAACGGCGCAGTGGGCAGCACGCTCTACGTAGACGAAATGGAACTCTACTACAAATAA